In one Dreissena polymorpha isolate Duluth1 chromosome 7, UMN_Dpol_1.0, whole genome shotgun sequence genomic region, the following are encoded:
- the LOC127839559 gene encoding uncharacterized protein LOC127839559, translated as MNDLTITTTTHVQARWVLTALQDTVTWARMKFKPKKSRSLIIKKGKVTKQFTQQVQGEDIPSIIDSPVKCLGKWYDASLKDTNNITRVKNQLQDGLKLIDQTGLPGKFKAWLYQHGFLPRLMWPLMLYEIATTTVERIERVIKRHLRRWLGVPPSYTSIGLYGRTNQLQLPMTSLVKEFKVAKGRLVVTLKESSADMIWKASIETRTGRKWSARQAVAQAESRLRHIDIVGTTAIGRQCLDSTKPQRWSTAGKKERSQMVQHEIKLSEEEDRRTRAVGIGGQCAWTQWQTTGRRLTWVDIWHYEPLRLKFLLRSVYDLLPFSVNLHRWG; from the coding sequence ATGAATGACCtgaccatcactaccaccacacATGTACAGGCCCGCTGGGTACTAACAGCCCTACAGGACACGGTCACATGGGCAAGAATGAAGTTCAAACCCAAGAAGTCAAGGAGCCTGATCATCAAGAAGGGAAAGGTCACCAAACAATTCACTCAACAGGTGCAAGGGGAAGACATTCCATCCATTATTGACAGTCCAGTCAAGTGCCTCGGCAAGTGGTACGACGCCAGCCTGAAGGACACTAACAACATCACTAGAGTCAAAAACCAGCTCCAAGATGGCCTGAAGCTTATAGACCAGACAGGACTTCCAGGCAAGTTTAAGGCATGGCTCTACCAACATGGGTTTCTACCTAGGCTTATGTGGCCCCTTATGCTGTACGAGATAGCTACAACCACTGTTGAAAGAATTGAGAGGGTGATCAAAAGGCATCTCCGGAGATGGCTTGGTGTCCCTCCTAGTTACACCAGCATTGGACTGTATGGCAGAACCAACCAACTTCAACTCCCAATGACCTCACTAGTTAAAGAGTTCAAGGTTGCCAAAGGAAGACTGGTGGTAACCCTCAAAGAGTCATCAGCTGACATGATATGGAAGGCAAGCATCGAAACACGCACAGGGCGAAAGTGGTCAGCACGCCAGGCAGTTGCCCAGGCAGAAAGCAGGCTACGACACATAGATATCGTAGGCACCACAGCTATAGGAAGACAATGCCTGGACAGTACAAAACCACAACGCTGGAGCACTGCCGGTAAGAAAGAAAGAAGCCAAATGGTCCAGCATGAGATCAAGCTTTCAGAAGAGGAAGACAGGCGCACCAGAGCAGTCGGGATTGGAGGGCAGTGCGCATGGACACAATGGCAGACCACAGGACGACGCCTGACATGGGTAGACATTTGGCACTACGAACCACTACGACTCAAATTCCTACTGAGATCCGTATATGATCTGCTGCCATTTTCAGTCAATCTACACAGATGGGGGTAA